Genomic segment of Chitinophaga varians:
GGTTTTATCTGGGATTTCTCTGACCAGACTTTCCTGCAGCGCGACTCGCTGGGAAGGGCTATCTGGGCTTACGGCGCTGATATGGGCACCGTGGGCGCTACCAGCGATACCAGTTTCTGCGCAGACGGTATGCTGGCCGCCGACCGTACGCCGCATCCGCAGGCATTTGAAGTAAAGAAAGTATATCAGCCGGTGCAGTTTGCCACCGTTGGTTTGTCTGCCGATCTCGTGCAGATCACCAACCGGTATGACTTTAACCAGCTCGAAAATATCCACCTGACCTGGGTACTGAAGGGAGATGGGAAAGTGCTCGCTTCAGCTGATTTGCCGCACCGGCCATTGTTGCCTCACCAACAGGACACCCTGCGTATAGCCCTGCCGGTAGTAAAGCCACAGCCAGGGGTGCGTTATTTCCTGCACCTGAAAGCCACGCTGAAAAAAGCGGACGGTATGTTGCCTGCCGGCTTCACGCTGGCCACCGATCAGTTTGAGCTGCCGTGGTATGCGCCGGTAAAAAAACAGGCGGTTATCGGGACTGCCTTACAGGTAAAACAATTGGATGGTGGCTGGGAGATAGGTAACCCCGCTTTTACTGCTACCATTAAAAACGGCTGGCTGGAGCAGTTTGCTGCTAACGGCACCGCCTATATGCAAAAAGCATTGAAGCCACATTTCTGGCGTGCCGCCACTGATAACGACATCGGTAACAGTCAACAGATGCGCTGCGCAGTATGGCAACATGCAGGCGACAGTACCCGCTTGTTGTCTGCCAGCATTGTACGGCAGGACAAGCAGCAGGTGCAGATACGTGCCAAACACGCATTGCCGCTGGTGGCCGCCATTTACGAGGTCGACTATACGATTTTCGCCAATGGAGACGTGAACGTAAAAGTCAACTTCCAGCCAGGTGATACTACCATGCCTGAGCTTCCCCGCATGGGCATGCGCATGGTGCTCAATCCTGCGCTGGACAGAGTGACCTGGCTGGGCCGGGGCCCGTTTGATAACTACCAGGACCGCAAGTACGCCGCTGACGTAGACGTATACACGCTGCCGGCAGACTCGCTGTTCCATCCTTATCCCCGCGCACAGGAAAGCGGCTACCGCTCTGATGTACACTGGATGGCGCTGCGTTCCGCTTCCGGCAACGGATGGATGGCCCGCACCGACTCCCTGCTGAACATGGGTGTGTTGCACTTCGATATGGACCGGCTTAACTTCAACCGTAAACATAACGTACATGGCGGCTCTATGAACAACGACCCGCTGATCTGGTGGAACATCGACTTCCAGCAGGCAGGCCTGGGCGGTGATAACAGCTGGGGGGCAAAGCCTCATGCGCCTTATACGCTGGTGTACAAACCTTATCAGTATCAATTTACGTTAAGGCCTTTAGGGGCTGGCGAAGAACCAACAGAAAAGGCGAAAGAGAGATATGAATAAAATCAAATGGCTGCTGGCGTTACTGCTGATGCAACAAACGGCCAGCGCACAACGGGACCATTTTGCGGATGTGCTGGACATCCACTATACAGTTAAAGATACCAACCGCATCGCTGCTTCTTTCTTTTCAGATAACGGCGCCTGGCATGCCTATGCATTGCCGGTGCCCGGCACAGCTACCGGCTTCACCGGTCCCCTGCTGATGGACATGAAAGGGGAGTGGTTGTCTGCATCCATCGCACAGCTTCACCTGTACGCCGATGGCCGGGAACTGCCGCTGGAGCAGGACACAACGGCCACGCATTATTATCCGGGCATGTTAAAACTGGGCTTTCGCTCAGGACAGGTGCAGGTACAGATGCAGCTGGTGTTTAGCAGTAACCGCGAAGCCGTAGTACAAACCATTATTCGTAATAACGGTGCACAACCGCTGCAGCTGCGATTGCAATGGCAGGGCGCTGCGCTGCTGAAAAGAGCGCAGTTTTCCCGCGAAGGTAATGCTATACGTGTAGGCGTGGCCGGTACTAAACATGTTTTCCGGCTGCACTGGTGTGCTCTGGCTCCATGGGACATACGGACTACCGCCGATGGATACACGGCCGCAAGAAATGTGTCCATACCGGCGGGCGGTCAACTGGAAGACCTGCAAACACAGGGCTTCTGGCCGGAAGGGAATATGGTGACAGTTCCGGAGCGGGAGTTTGACATCGTGCTGCAACAGAATGAACAACGCTGGAACGGCTATCTGCAACAACTGTTCCGCCGCATGCCTTTCAACGAAAAAGACACCTTCCGCAGCAGGCTGGCCGTAAAAAGTATGATCACACTGCTCACCAACTGGCGTAGTGCTTCCGGGCATTTACGGCACGATGGCGTATTCCCTTCGGCGTCGTACCAGGGTTTCTATGGCTTCTGGTCGTGGGACAGCTGGAAGCAGGCCGTAGGACTGGCTTACTTTGCGCCTGCGCTGGCGAAGGACAATATCCGCTCACTGTTCGATTATCAAACCGTCAACGGTATGGTGCCAGATTGCGTGTATGCAGACAGCACAGAGAACAACTTCCGCGATACCAAGCCGCCACTGGCCGCCTGGGCCGTGTGGGAAGTGTTTGCAGCCACCCGCGACACCGCTTTCCTCCGTGAGATGTTCCCCGCGCTGGAACGTTATCACCACTGGTGGTACGCGGAGCGTGACCACGACCGCAACGGCCTCTGTGAGTTTGGCTCTACGGACGGCACCCGCATAGCGGCAGCCTGGGAAAGCGGCATGGACAACGCCGTGCGCTTCGATAAAGCAAAGATGCTGCAAAACAGCCCCGGCGCCTGGTCGCTCGACCAGGAGTCGGTCGATCTCAATGTCTATCTGTCTAAAGAAAAAACGGTACTCGCACAATTGGCGACCGTGTTAGGCAAACCAGCTGCGGCGGCTGCCTTCCGCAAACAGGTTACCATCTTAAACCAACAGATCAACCAACTTTTCTTCGATACTGCCAGTGGATATTATTATGACCGCCGTCTGAACGGAGCGCTGGTGCGCGTAAAAGGGCCGGAAGCCTGGGTAGCACTGTGGGCGGGCATCGCTCCGGCATCCCGCGTAAAAAAGATGACACAATACATGCTGGATACCACTGTTTTTAATACTTTAGTGCCCCTGCCCGTGCTGGACGCCAGCGAAAAAGCTTTTGACCCGCAACGCGGGTACTGGCGCGGACCGGTATGGATAGACCAGTTTTACTTTGGTGTAAAAGGTTTGCAGCAATATAAGCAACAGGCCGCCGCACAAACGCTGGTCAACAAACTGTGGCAACACGCCGGCGGCATGAAAGATGACCAGCCGTTGCACGAGAACTATCACCCGCGTACAGGCAAAGGCCTCAATGCGGAGAATTTCAGCTGGACAGCAGCGCATGTGCTGATGCTGCTGGCCGACAAATTTTAATACAAACGCTATGTTTTATACATTTTCTACCACCGGGGTGGTTAACCTGCTGAAGGAGCACTACGGTCTTACCGTTACCGCCAGAGAACTGGAAGGCTATGATGAAGCCAATTTTTATGTGACAGATGAACAGGGTAACGCCTGGATATGCAAGATAGCCGGCGAGTCCCAGCATCCCGCTTTCCTCGATGCGCAGGTGCGTATACTGGAACATCTGGCCAATGGTGATACCAAAGGCCGCTTTCAACAGGTGGTGCGCAATGTGAAAGATGAACCGGTTACCCGTATTGCCACGCCGGAAGAACTGTACTATATCCGTTTATACACCTGGCTGGAAGGACAGCCGGTTGTAACGGTGAAGGGCACACGCGATCTGTACGGGTCCTGGGGAAGCCTCCTTGGGAAAATGGACAAAACACTGGAGAACTTCTCACATCCGGCCATGCACCGCGATATCCGCTGGGACCTGGCGCACGCGCTCGATGCCCGCGATCTGCTGCATTGCATCAAAGACCCGGAAAAGAAACGGCTGGCCGCCTATTTCCTGTTGCAGTTTGAAACAGAAGTGCAGCCGGTGAAACATCGTCTGCGCAAGGCTTATATCCACAATGACGCCAACGACTACAATATCCTCGTACAAAATGACCTGGTCAGCGGCCTGATTGATTTCGGCGATATGGTATATACACAGCTGATCAACAATGTGGCCATCGCCTGCACCTATGCCATGCTGGAAGCGACAGACCCGCTGGAAGCCGCCGTGGCCGTGGTGAAAGGGTACCATGAAGCATATCCGCTTACGCCGGAAGAAACAGACCTGTTGTATTACCTGATCGCTGTACGTTTATGCATCAGCGTGACTACCTCCGCAGAAAAAGCAGCAACAGGCAGCGACAATGAATTTCATTTCATCACGGAAAATGGCGCGTGGAGACTGCTCTTCCATCTGATCACGGTCAATCCGTTGGCGATGCAACAGGCTTTCCGTACTGCCTGCGGCTTTGCGTCGGTGATCAACGACACCGCCGACTACGCGCCATTGCTGGCGGAGCGTAAGGCGCACATCGGCCGTAACCTGAGCATCAGCTATAAAGAGCCGCTGAAGATCATCCGTGGCGCATTACAATATCTCTACGATGATAAAGGCCGTACCTATATCGACTGTGTGAACAACCCCTGCCACGTAGGGCACTGCCACCCGGTAGTGGTGAAAGCCCTGCAGCAGCAGGCGGCGCGGCTCAATACCAATACCCGCTACCTGCACGATAACCTGGTGGATTACGCCAATCAGCTGATCGCTACGCTGCCGCCATCCCTCGAGGTTTGTTACTTTACCAATTCCGGGTCCGAAGCCAATGACCTGGCTATCCGTATGAGCCGTCATTATACGAAGCAGAAAGATGTGATCGTGCTGGACCATGCCTACCACGGCACTTCCACGGTAGCCATGGAACTGAGCCCGTATAAGTTTGACGGCAAAGGTGGATTCGGTAAACCGGAACATACGCATAAAGCGCTCAATCCTGATATGTACCGCGGGCCTTACCGTGCGGACGATCCGCAGGCAGGAGAAAAATATGCAGCAGATGTTTCCGATATCATTGCCGGCCTGAAAGAGCAGGGCAGGGGCGTAGCCGCTTATATCTGCGAAACGCTGCTGGGCGTAGGCGGACAAATACCGCTGCCGCCAGGTTACCTGAAAGCGGTATATGCCGCGGTGAAAGCAGCCGGCGGCGTATGTATCGCCGATGAAGTACAGGTAGGATTCGGCCGCGTGGGCGACGCCTTCTGGGGCTTTGAATTACAAGAGGTGACGCCGGATATCGTAGTACTGGGCAAACCCATTGGCAACGGCCATCCGCTGGCTGCGGTAGTGACTACCCGCGCTATTGCGGATGCTTTCAACAACGGCATGGAATACTTTAACACCTTCGGAGGCAACCCCGTGTCCATGGCCACAGGGCTTGCTGTGCTGAACGTGATTAAAGAAGAAGGCCTGCAGGAGCACGCAAGAGTTACCGGCAACTATTTTATGGAAGGGCTGCGTAAGCTGAAAGATAAACATGCCATCATCGGCGACGTGCGCGGACATGGGTTCTTCATCGGGGCGGAGCTGGTGCGTGACCGGAACACGCTGGAACCGGCTGTTCCCGAGATAGACGTGATCGTGGAAGCAATGAAGCAACGCGGTTTCCTGCTAAGCACCGACGGACCGCTGCACAACGTACTGAAGATTAAACCTCCCATGACGTTCAACAAGGCGAATACAGACGCTTTGCTGGCTCATCTGGACGAGGTATTGTCTTCCCTCTGATTCCTTATATTTGTTGCATGCAACAACAGGACCTGGCCAAAAAAGCCGCCGGCGAAAAAGCCACCGAATACATCAAACCGAATATGACCATCGGGCTGGGAACGGGCAGCACCGCTTATTATGCCATTATGCGTATAGGCGAGATGGTGAGAGGAGGGATGCCGCTCAAAGCGGTAGCTACCTCTGAGCAGTCCGAACAGCTGGCCCGGAAGCAGGGTATTACCATCATCCCTTTCAGTGAAGTGGAGAAGATAGACCTGGACATCGACGGCGCCGATGAGGTGGACGAGCACCTGCGGCTCATCAAAGGCGGCGGCGCAGCATTGTTGCGCGAGAAGATCGTGGCAGCTGCTTCAGCAGAAATGATCGTGGTAACAGATGAGTCCAAAGTGGTAAAATGCCTGGGCCGCTTTCCACTGCCAGTGGAGATCATCCCGTTTGCCTGGGAACTTACCTTCAGAAGATTGCTGGCGCTGGATGCCGCACCGGTATTGCGGACCAGCAACGGCCGCACCGTCGTGACCGACAACGGCAATTATATACTCGATTGTCATTACGAGAAAATCAAAGACCCGGTGGCATTACACCAGCAATTGAATGATATTCCCGGCGTAGTGGAAAACGGCCTGTTCCTCCACTATGCCAGCCGCGTTATTATCGGTTATGCCGATGGTTCCGTGAAATCCTTGTCCAGGTAGGAAGTGTCTTTGGTATCACGTGCCATGATATACACCAGCAGGGAGATAAAGATACAAACGGTCACGTACCAGTAAAACCATGGTTCGTGGCCGATTTTTTTGAAATACAGGGCAATAGATTCTGCCGTTCCGCCAAAAAGCGCTACCGTAATAGCATAGGGGAAGCCCACGCCCAGCGCCCGTATCTCCGCCGGAAACATCTCCGCTTTTACCACCGCATTAATAGAGGTATATCCGCTCACCACCACCAGCGCTCCCAGGATCAGCCAGAAAGCGGCCCATTCGGAGGTAGTATGACTGATAGCCGTGAGAATAGGCACCGTAAGGACGGTGCCCAGCACGCCAAACCCTATCAGCAGCGGCTTGCGGCCAAAGATGTCTGACAGCCAGCCGAACAGAGGCTGTAAAAAAGCATATATGAGCATCACAAAAAATGTAATGGTAGTGGCCCTTTCAATGGTCAGGTGGACCGTATTGACAAGGAACTTCTGCATGTAGGTGGTATAGGTGTAAAAAGCCAGGGTGCCGCCCATGGTGAGTCCCACCACGGTGAAGGCCGCCCGGGGATATTGCCGGAAGAGGGTTTTTACCGAGCCTTTGTTTTTGGAAGACTTATGTTGCTCAAAGGAACCGGACTCCTGCATATGGGTGCGCAGGTATAGCGCTACAAAAGCCAGCAGGGCACCGATCACGAAGGGAATGCGCCATCCCCAGTTATGCAGCTGTTCTGGTGTGAGAAACACGCGTTGCAGCAGCATCTGCACGCCCAGGGCTGTCAGCTGGCCACCTATCAGCGTAACGTACTGGAAGCTGGAGAAAAAGCCACGACGCCCGGCAGTGGCCATCTCGCTCAGATAAGTGGCGGAAGTGCCGTATTCCCCGCCCACACTCAGTCCCTGTAACAGCCGGGCTATCAGCAGCAGGGCCGGCGCTGCCGCCCCGATACTGTCGTACGACGGGGTGCAGGCTATCAGCACAGAACCCAGCGACATCAGAAGCACAGACAGCGTCATGGCGGTTTTCCGTCCTTTCTGGTCTGCAATGCGGCCAAACATCCAGCCGCCAATGGGACGCATCAGGAAACCTACCGCGAAAATGGCGGCGGTATTGAGCAGCTGCGCCGTATAGCTGCCTTTCGGGAAGAATACAGGCGCAAAATAGAGCGAAAAAGTAGTGTAAATGTACCAGTCGTACCATTCCACGAGATTACCGGCAGAGCCGGTTAAGATAGCCTTAATACGCCATGCGTCCGTGTTTTTCATATAGGTATCAAAAATATATAAATAAAATTGCTTTCTGTGTTATACAAAAAAGTTTGGATGGTAAAGCCTAAACAGTTATCTTCGTCCCGCTTCTTAAGAATATTGTATTTCATTTTGTTGGTGATCTCCGGGTACATTCAGCTTTTTTCTTACATTTTTTCTTCTAGTTGCCCCCAGGTAGCCGCCTGTTAAAAAAATGGCGAGAACACGTTCACAATTAAATATTAATAAAAAATGCAAACAGGTGTAGTTAAATTTTTTAATGAAGCTAAAGGTTTTGGATTCATTAAAATCGAAGGAACAGGACAAGAAATTTTTGTTCACGTTTCTGGTATCAAAGAAAGCATCGGCGAAAATGACCGCGTAGTATTCGACGTGGAAGAAGGCAGAAAAGGCCCGAATGCTGTTAACGTAAGATTGGCATAACTTATTGAATAATAGTTTTGTTGAGGACTGCCCCGGCGATGAGCCGGGGCAGTTTTTTTTTGCCCAGGGCTGAATCCCTGGGTTAAATTGAGGTCCAGGTTTCTTTAATGCACAAGTGCGCTATCGACTTGATAATCCTCTCATATCCTGAAGCCCGTTTTGTAGTGGAGCTTATCTCCATTCATGAATTATTACGCTCTGATCACTACTCCTTTTTATAGCCCGATGAACATCATGCCTCCTGGCCGTTCATACTTAAAGACTAATCAGCCCATTTACAGCTTACACCACATTATGGACCCTGGCGCTAAACGTAGCCCAGGGCTTCAGCCCTGGGATTGCTTAAAATAAATTATATTTGCGGTTTCAATTTAAATATCATGCCCCAACCTGATAGTACAAATATCATCTTCCACCTGGCGGCAGATTTCATTAACCAGACAAACCGCCATGTGTTCCTGACCGGTAAAGCCGGAACGGGGAAGACTACGTTCCTGAAATATATCAAAGAACATACGAAGAAAAATACGGTGGTGGTAGCACCTACCGGCGTGGCAGCCATCAATGCCGGCGGGGTGACGATGCATTCCTTTTTTCAGTTGCCCTTCGGACCTTTTGTGCCGGGCAGCAAGCGCGGTTTTGGCATGGATGGAATCAGCAGCACGGATAAACACAGCCTGTTCCGTAACATCCGTTTTACTAACGATAAAAAGGTGCTGTTACAGGAACTGGAACTGCTCATTATTGATGAGGTGAGTATGGTACGTTGTGATATGCTCGATGCCATCGACACCATCCTGCGGCATTTCCGGAATAAACCGCTGTTGCCTTTTGGTGGTGTACAGGTGCTATTCATCGGTGATCTGTACCAGTTGCCGCCGGTAGTGCCGGATTCTGAATGGCAGCTGCTTTCAGAGTATTACAACAGCTCTTTTTTCTTTGATGCTCGGGTGATCGAACAGGCGCCTCCGTTGTATATCGAATTAAAAAAGATATACCGGCAGAACGAACAGCTGTTCATCGATGTGCTCAACCGTATCCGTAACAGTGAAGTGGAGGAAGATGACCTGATGTTGCTCAATGACCGTTATGATCCTTATTTCAAGGGGGAAGACGGTGAATATATTGTGCTGTCTACCCATAACCGTAAGGCGGATGATATCAACGCCCGCCGGCTGGCCGAAATGCCGGGAAAGATCTTCCGCTTTGAAGGCAAGATAGAGGGGGATTTCAGTGATAAGGCCCTGCCTACGGAACTGGTGCTGCAACTGAAAATCGGCGCGCAGGTGATGTTCCTGAAAAACGATCTGGCGCAGCCCCGTCGTTATTACAACGGTAAACTGGCCACGGTGACAGATATCGATGACGAAGAGATCACCTTGCTGCTGGCCGGCTCGCATGAAGAGCTGAAACTCGGCAAGGAGACATGGCGCAATATCCGTTACCACTATAACCAGGAAGAAAATAGTATCGACGAAGAGGAGATCGGCAGTTTCACACAGTTTCCTATCAGGCTGGCGTGGGCCATCACTATCCATAAGAGCCAGGGGCTGACCTTTGAAAGGGCTATTATCGATGCGGGGTACGCTTTTGCTCCCGGACAGGTATATGTGGCGCTGAGCCGCTGTACCTCACTGGAAGGACTGGTGCTGCATTCCCGTATTAATTATGGCGCCATCAAAACGGACCGCCAGGTGATAGCGTTTGCAGAAAAAGAAGTGGAGGCCAACGAGCTGGTGGTGTTGCTGGAAATGGAACGGAAAAAGTTTCAGGCCACCTCGCTGCTGCAGTTATTCGACTGGTACCGGATGCAGGCCAATATCCGCAGCCATGCGGTATGGATACAGGACAAAAAAGTGCCGGACATCGATGCGGCGTTGCAGGTAAGCCGTCAGCTGACGGCCAAAACGGAACAACAACAGGAAGTGGCCAACCGCTTTGTGGTACAGCTCCATCAGCTGCTGGACACGACGGTGCAAACCGGTGAAACCGACCAGCTGGAAGAGCGTGTCACCAAGGCTGTCGGTTACTTCACCAAAAGCATATACGAAGATCTGATAGTGCCATTGCAGGAACATATTGCAGCGGTCAAAAAACAAAAATCAAAAAAATACCTGTTACAGCTCATGTCGCTGGAAGCGGATTGCTGGCAGAAGCTGCAGCAGGTATGGGAAGTGTCTTATGCCGACCTGGATTTTACCAAAGGGCTGAAAGACTATACGAAACTAAGAAATGCGGAAGCGGAAGGTGTGGCCGGTAAAAAAGGCGGCAAACCGGAAGCCAAAGGCAAAGTAGAAAAGGGTAGTAGCCGCAGGGGTACATTGGAATTGTATTTAGGCGGTAAGAATATCCCCGACATAGCCGTAGCGCGGCAACTGGCGGTAAGTACGGTAGAAAGCCATCTGGCCCAGTGCGTGGAAGCCGGAGAGCTGGACCTGTTCCGCTTCGTGTCTGAGCCGACGGTGAAACTGATCATGTCCCATATCCGCGAACTGGGCGCTACAGCAGCCGGTCCTATCAAAGAACGTGTAGGCCCTGCCGTGACCTTCGCAGAAATACGGGCAGTACAATGGTATCTTAAAAAACAGCAGGAAGACGAGATTATGAAAGATTAAACCGACAGACGATGAAACTAAGCGTATTAGACCAATCTCCGATCAGAAAAGGCAGCAATGCCATGGAAGCCTTGCAGGAAAGCGTTGAGCTGGCACGGCTGGCAGACAAACTGGGTTATACCCGTTATTGGTTATCAGAGCATCATAACACCAACAGCCTGGCAGGCGCCTCTCCGGAGATCCTGATAGCCCGGCTGGCCGCTGAAACGGAACGTATCCGAATCGGCTCCGGCGGGGTGATGCTGCCTAATCACAGTACCCTTAAAGTGGCAGAAAATTTCCGGTTGCTCGAAGCGCTGTATCCCGGCCGTATAGACCTGGGCATCGGCCGCGCGCCGGGTGGCGACCGTATCACGGCGCATATCCTCAATCCCTCCAATACCTTTGACCCTAAAGAGTTTGTGCAGCAGGTGGTAGACCTGCAGGCATGGCTTACCGATAAAGTCACCCCCGGCAGTATGCAGGAAAAAGTAAAGGCCATTCCGGTCATACCGTCCTCGCCTGACCTGTGGATGCTCACCTCCAGCGGCGAAAGCGGCCTGCTGGCGGCCCATTTCGGGATGGCGCTCTCTTTTGCCCATTTTATCTATCCGGTAGGCGGCCCGCAGGCGGTGGCCAATTACCGCAAACAGTTCCGACCTTCGGAACATCTCGCCGCCCCACAGGCCAGCGTAGGCATTTTTGTCTTCTGTACCGATACGGAAGAAAAAGCGGCTGAACTGGCAGCGGTGATGGACTATCGCCTGCTCAGCTTTGAAAAAGGGAGGTACGATGTGTTTCCTACCTACGAAGAAATCAAAGACATTGAATACACCGCAGAAGAACTGGCACGCATACGCGCCAACAGCGGCCGGCGTGTTTTCGGTACCCCGCCACAGGTAAAGGCCCGCCTGGAACAGCTGGCAGCCGACTATGAGGTGGACGAACTGGTGATCGCCACTATTACGCAGGACCATGCCGACAGGCTCCGGTCATACGAACTGCTGGCAGAGGTCTTCCAGTTAAATAGATAAATTATCGATATTTATCATTTAATTATTTTTATATTTGTAACGGCTATGCATATAGCCGTTTTTTTTATGACCGATCACATACAGTGAAAACCTGAAAATGCCAGCTTAAAACCATCATCCCTATGAAAAAACTCATTTTAGGCGCGGTTATTCTTACCGCCATGCTGACCGCCTGTTCCAAAAAAGACAAGAATAGCAACGATGACAACGCACCAAAACCGGAACAACCAGCGGTAACGCCCAAAGATTCCCTGACGATATACAAAGACCTGGAGTTTGATATCAGTGGCACCAGTACTACCGTGGGCATCGCTTTCTCCACAAAAGACGGCAAGATGTACTACCGGGGCAATCTGCCTAAAGACGGTAAAAACATAGACCTGGTGTTTGCCGGCGTAGACCCGGGAAGGCTGTTCTTTAGCAGTCCTACGGCCACGGCGTCTCACAGCCTTACATTTGATAACGCCACCCTTACAGAAATCATGAACGCTCCGTCCGTACAGGTTTTTGATCCGTTGAAATTCGATACCCTGTCGCACGGCTCTGCATTGAATAACCTGCCGGTAAAGGAGGACGACAATTTTTTCTCTACCACCTACGATGGCGTAGTGTTGTTCAAAAATGCCGCAGGCAAAATAGGGGTCATCAAAGTGTCCCGTTCCGAAGGACAACGGCTGAAAGTCACCATCAAAGTACAACCATAAAACGCATACGTTCCATCCATAACAGGCCGGGTTGCTAAAGCTGCCCGGCCTTATTATTTTGTATCAGTGAAAAATAAGCCAGTAACCGGTAAAAAAGAGGTAGGATTACTACGGTGGCTGCCGCTAAATTTGCACGTTAGGAATGACCATTAAAATCGCTACCACTGTGAAAGTAGGATTATTTATACCGTGTTATATCGACCAGTTCTACCCGCAGGTAGGCATTGCCACACTGCAGCTGTTACAGAAACTGGGATGTGAGGTGGAATACCCGCAGGGACAAACCTGTTGTGGCCAGCCGATGGCCAACTCCGGCTATGAGCATCTGACACATCAGTGCAACAGCCTCTTTGTCCGTAATTTTGCGGCTTACGATTATATTGTGGGCCCTTCCGGCAGCTGTGTGCTGCATATCAAAGAACACCTGCACGACCCCGCCCATGAACCGGCAGCCGCCGGCATACGGGAACGTATATATGAACTCACGGCCTTTCTCACCGATATATTAAAGGTAACGGCATTGCC
This window contains:
- a CDS encoding LLM class flavin-dependent oxidoreductase is translated as MKLSVLDQSPIRKGSNAMEALQESVELARLADKLGYTRYWLSEHHNTNSLAGASPEILIARLAAETERIRIGSGGVMLPNHSTLKVAENFRLLEALYPGRIDLGIGRAPGGDRITAHILNPSNTFDPKEFVQQVVDLQAWLTDKVTPGSMQEKVKAIPVIPSSPDLWMLTSSGESGLLAAHFGMALSFAHFIYPVGGPQAVANYRKQFRPSEHLAAPQASVGIFVFCTDTEEKAAELAAVMDYRLLSFEKGRYDVFPTYEEIKDIEYTAEELARIRANSGRRVFGTPPQVKARLEQLAADYEVDELVIATITQDHADRLRSYELLAEVFQLNR
- a CDS encoding helix-turn-helix domain-containing protein; the encoded protein is MPQPDSTNIIFHLAADFINQTNRHVFLTGKAGTGKTTFLKYIKEHTKKNTVVVAPTGVAAINAGGVTMHSFFQLPFGPFVPGSKRGFGMDGISSTDKHSLFRNIRFTNDKKVLLQELELLIIDEVSMVRCDMLDAIDTILRHFRNKPLLPFGGVQVLFIGDLYQLPPVVPDSEWQLLSEYYNSSFFFDARVIEQAPPLYIELKKIYRQNEQLFIDVLNRIRNSEVEEDDLMLLNDRYDPYFKGEDGEYIVLSTHNRKADDINARRLAEMPGKIFRFEGKIEGDFSDKALPTELVLQLKIGAQVMFLKNDLAQPRRYYNGKLATVTDIDDEEITLLLAGSHEELKLGKETWRNIRYHYNQEENSIDEEEIGSFTQFPIRLAWAITIHKSQGLTFERAIIDAGYAFAPGQVYVALSRCTSLEGLVLHSRINYGAIKTDRQVIAFAEKEVEANELVVLLEMERKKFQATSLLQLFDWYRMQANIRSHAVWIQDKKVPDIDAALQVSRQLTAKTEQQQEVANRFVVQLHQLLDTTVQTGETDQLEERVTKAVGYFTKSIYEDLIVPLQEHIAAVKKQKSKKYLLQLMSLEADCWQKLQQVWEVSYADLDFTKGLKDYTKLRNAEAEGVAGKKGGKPEAKGKVEKGSSRRGTLELYLGGKNIPDIAVARQLAVSTVESHLAQCVEAGELDLFRFVSEPTVKLIMSHIRELGATAAGPIKERVGPAVTFAEIRAVQWYLKKQQEDEIMKD